The nucleotide sequence GGCGGGGCAAGGCTGAAAGGCTGGGTGCTCCTATGTCCTTATAGAGAGACACCTCATTGCAGGAattaagggcagcacagtagcggagcggttagcacgacgctattacagcaccattgattggggttcaattcctgccgctgcctgtaaggattttgtatgttctcccgtgtctgcatgggtttcctccaggtgctccggtttcctcccacattccagagacgtacaggcacgttaacatggatgtaaaatgggcggcacggactcgttgggccggaaggtcctgttaccgtgctgtataaacaaagttttaaagttttttaaggaaagatgtgaaggttttgAAGAgtattcagaagaggtttaccaggatgctgccaaaaTTGAAGGGTATTAGTTGTaaggagaagttagacaaacttggattgttttctctggcgtgcAGGAGGcttaggggagatctgatggaggtttataagattttgagaggcgtagatagggtagacagtcagaatctttttcccagggtagaaatatcaaatacgagagggcatatggcatagtggcattcaagaggctttcagatagacacatgaatatgcagggctaatggagggatacggatcgtgtgcaggcagaaaggaatcCTTTAATTCGGCctatgttcggcacagacatcggggctgaagggcctgttcctgacctgtactcttctatgttctatgtgtacaGCAAAGAacccggccattcggcccatcgatccGCGTCAACCACTCTTTAACTTCTCGTGTCCTCATCCCCGCCTCtccctcctttttctctcttgcttctttctctccattccctcatcctctccttccccttcacCTCGCCCTTTCCTTCCTTCTCATTGCTGTTCCTCACCTCCTCCTGGTACATCCCCGCTCCCTTCTTCCTCGCCATTGTCCCCCAGACTGATTTTCACCGCCCctgccctccaccccccctcgCTGTTTCCTCTCCCTCGAGTGTTGCGGACTGGCTTTGCCGTGTCGCTGGCACCACCTGTCGGAGGAGCGCCGTACGGCCGAGCCGTGTCTCCTCCCCGTCCATCTCCTAAAGCCGCTATATATTTGGGAGCTGGAAGCTCACCAAGTCAGTCCGATATTTGTTCAGCTAACAAACGAAGAGCAAAGGTAACCCCCACTCCCTCCAGCAAAGAATATCATCAGATACATTCGGTGTGAAAATGTTAGCGGTCCCTGGTCTGACACTCCGTATAAATCACCGGCTCGCATTTCACTGGGGTTAAGGATTCAGGGGAACGGGTTCAAGACCCGACCTGTCCTTTCCCGCCCTCAGCCGCCACAAGCAGGTAGGTCTTAAATTGCACCCAGTTTCGTCTACTTGCAAGATGCGGCGTGTGCTTAATTCTTTGTGCAAGGTTCTCGGTTGCATCCAGGATCTTTCCCACCCAGATCCGCGCTGTTCGATCCTGAAAACCATATGGATCGTGAAGTTCCAATCATTCGAATGGCAGGAGATTAAAAGAAAGGGAATGGGTCCAACGGGATTCGGTGGTGAGGGACTGGGAGCCCAAGTTCCAGGGTCCGTTCTCAGTAATACATGGTTGTATTGTTTCGTTTGTTGGAAAGGATGGTGCAGGGGAGAATCGAATGCCAGCTTGCAAGAGTAACCAGTTCGTGCCATTAAACGGGGAAAACGTTGGGAAGGAGCGggtctgattttgtttttgacgGTCTCCAGAGTGCTGCAAGACTGGGAATAAAAGcaatctgctggcggaactcagcgggtcaggcagcatctgtggagggaactggacagtcaacgtttctggtcgagatccttcatctggttctgaaacgtcgactgccccaTTTgctttcccagatgctgcctgacccgctgagttctcccagcagtttgttcgttgctccggattccagcttTTGAACTGGGAATGACGGGGTGTTTCACTTTCCAGCCTCCCGGGTTCAAACTGAGGAGCTGTGGGGGAAAACCAGAGGCTTGAACAGCGGCTGTCCCGGGACGCGAGCGGCGGGAAGGAGCAGAAGAAAGTTACCACGGAATTCGCAACCCGGTCGGTCTGCCCGAGAGAGTCAAGAGCGGGCGGGAGAAAGGAGAGATAGATgtggaggtgagagagggatggCCGCGCCCTGCCAACAGCTCGATACAGGGGTGTGGAACCTCACGTCCAGCGGCTGGGCAGCAGAGCCGGACAACAACGCCACGGTGACTTCCAACCGCTCGGTAGGGATCGTGGTGAGGGACGAGGTGGTGGCGCGGTTCGAGGTGGCCGTGCTCACCATTATCCTGATCTTCGCCTTGAGCGGCAACATCGGGGTCCTGTTAGCCATCTACTCCAACCGCCACAAGCCCTCCAGGATCTACTTCTTCGTCAAGCACCTGAGCATCGCCGACCTGGTGGTGGCTATCTTCCAGGTACTCCCCCAACTCATCTGGGACATCACCTTCAGGTTCTACGCGCCCGATTTCCTCTGCAGGGCGGTGAAGTACTTGCAGGTAGTGGGCATGTTTGCATCTACCTACCTCCTGATCGTCATGTCCATTGACCGCTGCATGACTATCTGCCAGCCCTTGAAGTCCCTGCATCAGAGCTCCAACCGAGCCTTTGTCATCTTCTCCTGGATCATCAGCCTTCTCTTCAGCCTCCCCCAGGTCTTCATATTCTCCCTCAGGAGGATGGGTCCCGGCACTTACGACTGCTGGGGTGTCTTTGTGGAGCCTTGGGGAGCCAAGGCTTATATCACCTGGATCACCCTCTCCGTCTATATCATCCCAGTCATCCTACTGATCATTTGCTACTCGCTGATCAGTATCAAGATCTGTCAGAACGTGAAACTCAAGACCCGCAGGGAGGCGAAACCTTCAAGAGGTGGGGTGATGTTGTCCCGGGTCAGCAGCGTGAAAATCATCTCCCGCGCCAAGATTAGGACCGTCAAGATGACCTTTATTATCGTCTTGGCTTACATCGTGTGCTGGACGCCGTTCTTCATCGTGCAGATGTGGAATGTGTGGGACCAGGAAGCACCCCAAGAGAGTAAGTTCGTGTCAAAGGAAGTCGAGATTGGTGCGAGCGGGTCCGTTCCCGTACACACACGCTCTTGTTAACAGCGGGCAAAGGGGGAAATAGTTAGAAGAGCAACAGGGCAGGGATAACATAGCCATTAAATAGCCCAGTCACATATATCGCCTCTTCAAGGAACCGTACCGACTTTGGTACATAATGTTCGGTTATTATGCATTGCACGTGTTGACTAGTTATAAATCATTTTCTCATTATATGCACTGATAGCGTCATATTAGTTGTCCAAAGAGCCTTACAGTAGTTATACGAACGGTTCTATTCATTATTGTCGTGACTTGTTTAACATTTACAGTTATAATAGATTAACGACTCCGCGTTAATCGAATTCACGGCAATATTATAGTCTTGTATTAGTAATTCTGACAGTTGTATATTGGCTATCCTGACACTTATATTAGTTAGACTATTCCAACAGCCGTATTTTGTTCAATATTATTGGATATTTTATTTAAAAGTCTTTAAATtcgtttcagattcagattagtttattttcaaacacaccagggtgcaatgaaactgATATTAATTATAGCAACAATGTTATATTAGTGCAAATAAGTCAATATGACACACTAATATACTGGTGCCCTGATAGTTATTACAGATAAGATCACTAGTTATATGTCAGCAACTCATATAATTTACATACTAACTGATTACACATGATTACATAATCTCACATTATTTAATTCCTATTTAAAATGTACACCAATTCATTATATATTGTTTACTGGCCAGTTATTTAATGATTGCTTATCACTATATACTGGTTGATATGCATACTGACACATTAAAaaactttttctttttcaatctttttattaagtttcaaattaataaacataacaatagtaatgaTATAAATGACACAAAGATATCGGGATTGCAATAATAACCGTTAACGTATACAGACAAATTccgagtaaaatatgtaatctgaacctcccaatctcttgataattgatGCATTAAAAAACTAATTACATAAGTGCAATATTAATATAGACTGATTGCTTACTGTCTATACCAATCGATTGGtgtagaatttaatccagaaactGGGCACAAATTATTCTTGAAATTGTGCTGTTTTTACTGATGAAAGTATGTTCCAAAATTTCCCCAATGTGTTTGCATAATCATAAATGAAGATTCTTTTCTAAGCCAGTACAATCAATTTCCCCTAAAAGGACataactatttattattttttctttgaGTTAAAAACTATTCCTTCATGTATTTGTGAGTGGTAAGCTAATGAAGATGGAATTATACAAGCGACCATGGATTTATCACAAAATATAAGCACTTTTACTAAGGTTGTATGATCCTCCATCAAGAGATGTCCTAATACAAGTCCCTACTTGCTTCTTTGGTGTATTCTATCAACTCCTtagtaattcttttttttaaagatgcctaCTGGTGCCTGTGCACCAAAAACAAAATAGATAGCTCTATTTGTAGAGCCTCCTCAAATGGATAAAACTGACAGAAATTCTTCAGTCTCATTGTTTTGATTAGGGTCATGGTCCATTTTGTGAGTGCATGGGGGCAAGTGTCAGATTTGACTGAGATTACTTTTTCAACCAGCCTTTCATAGAATTGGCTTTTTACTTGACataacaaatgtttaaaatttccCACTCGTTTACACAGGTTTGGACAATTTGATCAACTTTGTATTGTTAGTGCATGTTAATGATGCAAACCAACATAAACTCTACccctatatattaaaaaaaactggttacAATGCTTATTGACTCTTACAGATAGTATTTGATTATTATATGTTGTAAATATTGAGCAGATATAAATTAATTTCTGATTATATCCACTGGCTATTTACATATCCTACATGCCCTAAGCGCACACAAACTGATGAACGTCAGGAGTCAGGGTGGtgcaagataagatctctttaatgtgactaataatgtacatctaaacacacagtgaaatacatcatttgcgtagtgatttgggggggcagcccacaagtgtcgccatgcttctggcgccaacatagcatgcccataacttcctaacctgtacgtcttttggaatgtgggaggaaactggagcacccagaggaaacccacacagacacggggagaacgtacaaactccttacagacagtggccggatttgaaccctggtcactggcgctgtaaatcattatgctaaccactatgctactgtgcctgccatcagCAGgtagcaagtagagctgctgcctcatacaTCCAAAGACCTGGATTCAatactgacctcgggtgctatctttgtgtgactgtgtaggtttccatTGGGTCGTCTGGTTTCCTCCAAAGATGTGCTgtctggcaggttaattggctactgtaaatagtCCTGAGTGTATTTGGGAAGTGGGGGAGATTGATGggtatcatagagtcattgagacagagagtaatacaacacagaaacaggccctttggcccaacatccatgccgaccaaggtgcccacctaagttagtcccatttgcccaaatgATCAGAGAAGTGGTATTTCACCGGCAGCCCCAAAGAGCCTCCCACTTATTCTACGCATCTCATGGAATatgagagggagaatgggatcagtgtagatgggggCTTGGTGGTTATAACAACGATTTGCAATGAAATACCTAAAGTGGGATTATTCCAATCACTAACCTTTCACGTTAGGTGGCTATAAATTTTATGATGGCATTTATTAAAACTTGAAAAAGTGGAATgagaaattaaactaatcctatgaACCTCTTTATGTGTTTTAAAGATATCAGAAATGAGAATGTTTACAAGCACCTGCTTTTTTCAAGGCTCCTGGAAGCAATTGATGTTGTTGCAACCATGTTTGAGTGGTTTATGACAATATCTGTTTCACCAGTGGAATTACTGCTTTGTGATTTTCCATAAACATCCATCATTTTCAACAAAGGTTGCCAGGAGTAATATTTACACTGCACTGTAATTTATCAGAGGAAAATTAAGAAACAGTGAAACATTGATATCAACTTGTCTGTTTATAAAAATAGTTCAAACTCTTGAATAtcgctgggtgctccagtttcctcccacgtcccaaagataagtgggttggtaggttaattggctgctgtaaattgcccttaatgtgtaGTTAAATgggaagaatctggggggagttgatggaaatgaggggagaataaaatgggattagtgtaggaatagTGTTAGTGTTGATGGGTGTTCAGTGGTCAGCATAAACTCCAAGGGTGGAGGGCCTGCTTCTGTCTCTGACTTCTAAAACTGTATGAATTAAATGAACCAACACGCTGAAGAAAAggctgtttgaagatcaagacctcaaatcatGCTCAGAACTCACGGTCTACTGGGCAgtagtgatctctgccctcctatatgcttctgaaactGGGACTAGCTACAGCAAGcaactcaaggcactggagaaataTTTGgttcacatacaaacacacagcaCCAATTGGGACTTTGATCGATTGGGTGTCAAAATAATGTGACAAGTGTGATATGTGCCAATCAGACCTTGTTTGCCCCAAACCCAAAAATTAAAGGTTGCTGAGCACCATCTCTCAAGTATCATGTCCCTTTAAATTTTTGTCTTGAGCTGCCGTAACTAAAAGTGAGCATGTAACAAACCAGGGATTTAAGATAAAAGCTGACACTGCAGGATTCCTTCCTCCACACCCTCGCCCCCATTCTTACAATATCTCCATCAGTTT is from Pristis pectinata isolate sPriPec2 chromosome 6, sPriPec2.1.pri, whole genome shotgun sequence and encodes:
- the oxtra gene encoding oxytocin receptor, whose amino-acid sequence is MAAPCQQLDTGVWNLTSSGWAAEPDNNATVTSNRSVGIVVRDEVVARFEVAVLTIILIFALSGNIGVLLAIYSNRHKPSRIYFFVKHLSIADLVVAIFQVLPQLIWDITFRFYAPDFLCRAVKYLQVVGMFASTYLLIVMSIDRCMTICQPLKSLHQSSNRAFVIFSWIISLLFSLPQVFIFSLRRMGPGTYDCWGVFVEPWGAKAYITWITLSVYIIPVILLIICYSLISIKICQNVKLKTRREAKPSRGGVMLSRVSSVKIISRAKIRTVKMTFIIVLAYIVCWTPFFIVQMWNVWDQEAPQENWAFVITMLLASLNSCCNPWIYMFFTGRLFHDLVQRFLCCPKQPSNTEQPSGELTCSKKSNSSTFAISLKSSSSQKSLSVQQQHGGQ